DNA sequence from the Candidatus Methylomirabilota bacterium genome:
GGCGCCTACATCGTCACCAAAGACAATCTCGGCACGCTGGCGGGGCTGGTGGCCGCGGGCGCCCTGCTCATCGACTACGTGCTCACGGTGGCGGTGAGCGTGGCCGCCGGCGTGGCCGCGGTCACCTCGGCATTTCCCGCGCTCTACGACTACCGGATTCTGCTCGGGGTGGTGTTCGTCGCCGGCATCGCCACCGGGAACCTGCGCGGCCTCCGCGAGTCGAGCACGCTCTTCGCGGTGCCGACCTACCTGTTCGTGGTGAGCTTCGCCGGGATGCTCGCCTACGGGTTCGTCCGGTGGATCGCGGGGTGGGAGGCGACGCCGCCTCCACTGGAGGCGGTGGCGATGAGCCAGGATCTCACCATCTTCCTGGTCCTCCGCGCGTTCGCGTCGGGTTGCGCCGCGCTCACCGGGGTCGAGGCGGTCTCGGACGGCGTGCCCGCGTTTCGCGCGCCCGAAGCCCGCAACGCCCGCACGGTCCTGACCTGGCTCGGCATCATCCTGATCACCCTGTTCACCGGCATCACGTTCCTGGCGCGCCACTTCCACGTGATGCCGCGCACCGAGGAAACGGTGGTCTCGCAGCTCGCTCGGCAGATCTTCGGGGGCGGCCTCCTCTACTACGAGATCCAGGTCGTCACGATGCTGATCCTCGTGTTCGCGGCCAATACCGCCTTCGCCGACTTCCCGCGCCTCGCCTACTTCCTGGCCCGCGACGGCTTCATCCCCCGGCAGTTCGGCACCCGCGGCGACCGGCTCGTGTTCTCCAACGGGATCCTGATCCTGGGCGGCCTCGCCGCCCTGCTCATCCTGCTCTTTGGCGGGGCCACCCACGCCCTCATCCCGCTCTACGCGGTCGGCGTCTTCGTCTCCTTCACGCTCTCGCAGGCCAGCATGGTGCGGCGCTGGCTCACCCGCCGCGAGGCGGGCTGGTGGTGGCGCTGGGGCTTGAACGCGGTGGGCGCCACCACCACCGGGGTCGTGATGCTGGTGATCGCGGCTACCAAGTTCAGTCACGGCGCGTGGATGGTGGTGCTGCTGATCCCGATCTTGGTCGTCCTGTTCCTCATGATCCGGCGGCACTACGCGGACGTGGCCCGCCAGCTCTCGCTCGATCACTTCCCCGGCGCCCCGCCGATCGATCACACCGTGCTGGTCCTGGTCGGCGACCTCCATCGCGGGGTGGTCGCGGCGCTGCGCTACGCCCAGACCCTCTCCGGCTCGCCCAA
Encoded proteins:
- a CDS encoding APC family permease, with the translated sequence MKISAVKKLFVGSPLATAQARHERLSKTSALAVFSSDALSSVAYATEEVLLVLVLAGTAALGYSIPIGIAIALLIAVVVSSYRQTILAYPMGGGAYIVTKDNLGTLAGLVAAGALLIDYVLTVAVSVAAGVAAVTSAFPALYDYRILLGVVFVAGIATGNLRGLRESSTLFAVPTYLFVVSFAGMLAYGFVRWIAGWEATPPPLEAVAMSQDLTIFLVLRAFASGCAALTGVEAVSDGVPAFRAPEARNARTVLTWLGIILITLFTGITFLARHFHVMPRTEETVVSQLARQIFGGGLLYYEIQVVTMLILVFAANTAFADFPRLAYFLARDGFIPRQFGTRGDRLVFSNGILILGGLAALLILLFGGATHALIPLYAVGVFVSFTLSQASMVRRWLTRREAGWWWRWGLNAVGATTTGVVMLVIAATKFSHGAWMVVLLIPILVVLFLMIRRHYADVARQLSLDHFPGAPPIDHTVLVLVGDLHRGVVAALRYAQTLSGSPKAVYVELDPERTHRLEEKWGKFGLGVPLVVLTSPYRSLLAPFLDYVNHLLALGENHVVTIVIPEFVPSRWWQHLLHNQTALLIKGALLFRRGIVVVDVPFHLR